Proteins co-encoded in one Papaver somniferum cultivar HN1 chromosome 5, ASM357369v1, whole genome shotgun sequence genomic window:
- the LOC113278142 gene encoding F-box protein At3g07870-like — protein sequence MDYFKILPLEIKLDILTRLPTESALECKSVCTNRRSVVGHPSFSKIHFHHHLTHHLAAESGELGFLVLTRRRLHYFEYNQNHDQSKNPIQSITRINFTPPFKHFRFVGSINGLVCLLDNTYNRPRSVWICNPITRECLMLPEIKRDCDSDGYSYDETSFGYVSSTNEYKIVRFYELETSLEVHIYTLGSGDGWRNLGEFNYGSESLYLEHGVFFANETLYWLDDELEMIGTFDMAEEKFCQHLAPPPLPPDTNWILQYTNNLGGFDGFLFFALKDKVDGFNDIWLLKKKNHNPDKEEGEEHQSLGWRKEFRIDGMKSMDLLAVRKSDGVLTNSDDYINIYDTKTSTCKSLVKFWSCIAQVSPHKNTLVSFKELGEKDIKVMESAEIEETKSSEQLQEDADAEYIYL from the coding sequence ATGGATTACTTCAAGATTCTCCCCCTGGAGATCAAATTAGACATCTTAACCCGCTTACCAACCGAATCGGCCCTTGAATGTAAATCAGTATGCACTAATCGGAGATCTGTTGTTGGTCATCCATCATTTTCTAAGATACACTTTCATCATCATCTCACTCATCATCTTGCTGCTGAATCTGGTGAGTTGGGTTTTCTTGTTTTGACTCGCAGGCGATTACACTATTTCGAATATAATCAGAATCATGATCAGTCAAAAAATCCCATTCAGAGTATTACAAGAATTAATTTTACCCCTCCTTTTAAGCATTTTAGGTTTGTTGGTTCCATTAATGGGTTGGTTTGTCTTCTCGACAACACTTACAACAGACCCAGATCTGTTTGGATTTGTAACCCTATCACCAGAGAATGTCTTATGCTTCCGGAAATCAAAAGAGATTGTGATTCCGATGGGTATAGTTATGACGAGACCAGCTTTGGTTATGTTTCTTCAACCAATGAATACAAAATTGTTAGGTTTTATGAGTTGGAGACCAGTTTAGAAGTCCATATATACACTCTCGGAAGTGGTGATGGATGGAGAAACCTTGGAGAGTTCAATTATGGATCTGAAAGTCTATATTTGGAACATGGGGTTTTCTTTGCCAATGAAACTCTTTATTGGCTGGACGATGAATTAGAAATGATTGGTACCTTCGACATGGCGGAGGAAAAGTTTTGTCAACATCTTGCACCACCTCCTTTGCCACCAGACACTAATTGGATACTCCAATATACTAATAATTTAGggggttttgatgggtttttgttTTTTGCTCTTAAGGACAAAGTTGACGGATTTAATGACATATGGCTACTCAAAAAGAAGAATCATAATCCTGACAAGGAAGAGGGAGAGGAACATCAGTCATTGGGTTGGAGGAAAGAGTTTAGGATTGATGGTATGAAGTCAATGGACTTGTTAGCCGTTAGGAAGAGTGATGGTGTTTTAACCAACAGTGATGATTACATCAACATTTACGACACAAAAACTTCAACCTGTAAAAGCCTTGTGAAGTTTTGGAGTTGCATTGCACAAGTATCTCCTCACAAGAACACCTTAGTTTCATTCAAAGAATTGGGGGAAAAAGATATTAAAGTGATGGAGTCGGCTGAAATTGAGGAGACAAAAAGCAGCGAGCAGCTACAGGAGGATGCGGACGCTGAATACATTTACCTATAA